CTgtgttggtactgtgaatggctgaaagcaagaggaaactacagccattatgtttcctgaggacatgcagttcTAGTGTACGAATGACATACATAACAAACaaaccaaactttaaaaaaaatactaaaatacaAAGTCCCTATAATAAAACTAAATATATTATTCACACAATCAGAAAACTAAAAACACTTCTCACTTTCCTTACTTTTCAATACCAGATCTTACTCATATGCTCCTGGGCCTGATTATCCTTGTACTGGGAGAGTTGCAGTAACTTTCTTCCTATCTGATTAGATTCATGAGAAACTAAGGCTGACATCATAACCCTGTAAATGTCAGCTGAAGCATAGTGACTAATGTCATCTGAAGAAAAAAGTATCATGTTTTGTGTTTGTCTGGTACTGGTCTAACAGCAGATATCACATTTTTATTGACAGAAGGTACAAACGCTACCATCACTTACTACTCTTGAATGCTGAAGAAATTGTATAAGCCACCAAAAGTAAAAACAGAGACAGTGTTTAGAATGAAGCTAAATACAGAAAAACCATGCAGAGTACAATTCACTTTGTTCCTTGATGAGGGCATGGTTCAACAGGTCTGTAATCTTTTCTTATTTTCCAATTACTCATCCATTCCCATAATGTATAAGGTTTCCTTATAGCTATCCGATCACCTTTGTAACAAAAGATGTTCTCATAAAATCCAATATTCTGTTGAAATTCTTTAAAATTATGGCAAagccttcaccaccaccaccaacagtaTTACATGTTGAAACTGTGTGCAAGCCATGACATTTGTCTTTCCCAGAGACTTTAGCAATTGGAAGGCAGTTTTCCAAATCTACTGTATATTCCTATCTGACATATAGTTTAACTTTTAATGAATGTTTAGTGACActgtgactttttccttttttcttgatCCCAAAGTCAGAGCGTCTGATTAAACTTTTAGACTTTGAGAAATGCACTCTCAACAAATTCTGAATGGTGTCGGGAAAGTGAAAGATTATTGTGTCCACAATAATTaccatatttacttgaatctaagctgcactttttttccggtttttgtaatccaaaaagccgcctgtggcttagaatcgagtgcaaagtaagcggaagttctgaaaaatgttggaaggtgccgccacaactaagttctgccatctaatatatgtagcgctacacaggcatgctttgcaggcacaaagataaatacgggcaccaaaacctctgcgtcagtaaataaacttttaaaaaaaaaggtggaagatgagctattttctccgtcccgagttttgactagcattttcatacattatccaacgaagtacatacaaattccgtattgttcatcttcgaatgtagcatcatttcaatatactacgaaaatccgactggcaagactgtttgggatgtttgtcaatatggccaactctacattctgaattttttcccacctgtgagaaaagatggttgctaataggaacttttatgtattgtgaatcacatgcagtattctcttcaccataagaataatacatattaaacattttgccatgtattgtttcgtgtttgctgctatctcacttaaatcctgtctgcctaataaactacgaaactagagtgagacaacagcaaacgcgggggaatgtacatatcatgtcatatttatattcgtattattcttatgcctaatagtggtacagtcagaaatgaagcacggcaattgactagatttttaaatctaagatgactctgtgcagaatgtaatgtactaaagaggcgtctgcaaagattttcaaacggagaaaaattttcactaaactctcgttcagaacatcatgtatcatacgcaatctattatttggttcttgttgatcattatcgaaaAAAGCAGcattgtaagtaacaacaaatagcagtctcttgccattgtttcgctaatgagacgattcctctcttttgttttttaattgcaagcagtggtagcgtgcacaaaagcaagccatgtcaCGAGCGGCAACAGGTCATAAACATACATTATCAGAAGGCGACAAACAATGCatcacacagtacagtaatgcattttcagcttagagtgacgtaaacacctataacaaagagaacggcacttatcagatcaaagaaaaataagcaatcaattcaaaccagacgaagcacgtgaaaaaggaagggtacccgtataaatacggatggagcgcctgatgcatagcaatggctacctggcaaagtttaactgctaagcctacgactcgaaccaaactactgtaactgtatcgtcattcattcgacctaaattgtttctcatattacaatggaccaactttgtttcgatttggaggtgcggcctaaaacttttctctccccttgaatttcgagtctcaaatttcaggtgcggcttagattcaggaaaattttttttccttgatttcaagtctcatttttcaggtgcagcttagattcgagtgcggcttagatttgagtaaatactgTAGTAAATTTGTCAAATTTCATTCCCCTCAGTCTGCATTAAATGGACAAAGGAATTGGCAGTTCTCTCAACATACTCAACTTTCTCCATGGAAGTTGGCATGGGTATGGGATTTATGTCTTTCATCCTCTATGACTGTATTAGTTTTTATAAGAAGTAGGATCATATGTGGTAGCAAACAGATTTTGCTCTTGAATGAATATTTCTTGGTAGGGACGATGTGCACATTATTTTAGATGGATGGTCACTGACAAATGTGTAATTAACACGCTCTATGGAAATGTGATGGGATCCTTTCTGTTGCATACTAATCTCCTATAAGACAGTGTTAATAATAACCTCTGAATTTCTGTGGATGATACATTTACCTATAATGAATACCTACCTGAAAAATCTGCACAAATAGCCAGTCAGATCTTAAATAACATTTCAAAGCGGTGCAAAGACTGGGAGCTAGAAATTGATAATTGTGCACTACCGAAACTGCAGAATGTAATATCTTAAGACTGCAATATCAGTGAGCCACAATTGGACTCTGTTAAACCATGACCTTTCCATCATTTTCGAAACAAACCTCTAAATATGCAAATGCTTAtatgtatgtaatatttttttgctatAATGTCATGATAAATTCAATATCCTTGTAAAACTGGTCTAAAGattaataaaacaacaacaacccaacaacaacaacaacaacaacaacaaaaccacaaccaccaccactactactactactactactactactactacaaataaCTGAATGTAACAGTTCTTGGgctataaaattaaattattacataAGTCTAATTGTACTGGAAGCAGTTGGCAGAATTTAGTTCCTTACTAGTTGAAAAATGCAGCCACTCTATAAAGGAGATTACTTATAACGCATTTCTGTGACCCATTTTAAAATATTGTTCAAGTGAGTGGGACCCATGCCAAACAGAACTAACAGGAGTGACCGAAAGTGACAATGAAGGACAACATGAATGGTCAAATGTTTCTCCGACTCATGGGAAAGTAtcacagaaaaactgaaaaagcTGTACTGCCAGACACTAGAAGAAAATCGCCAACTACCACCACATATAAAATTATAAGAGCCAGTATGATGTGAAGAAGCCAGGTGTATACTACAGTTCCCTACATATCACTTGCTTAGGCATAGTCAAGATTCTTCCCCCACTGAACAATGAATGGAAAGGGATGTACCCTGTGTTATACTCTTGACGGAAGTTCAAGAAGTCTATATGTGGATGTATATGTGCAATGTAATAGCTGGGGTGGCTGAGGAGAAGGAAGGACAAAGAGGAGGAAAAATGCTACATTTTAGTCTATTTTCATCAGTACTCTCTAAATTAAAATGGAACTGAATATTTCTAGCAAACCAAACTTCTAATTTTCCCCATTTCAGGTCATACGCCATACAATTAACTTTGATATTTAACACAGAACCTTTGATTACATAGTCGATGCTATTCAAGACAGCTACCCATATGGAAACACAAGAGTAGGACTGATGAACATatgagtttttaaaaaaaatgcaaaagtaatGAGGATAGTTGTGTTTCAATGGCTCATTGGTAATGTTCCGGGCTACAGATCCAAAGTTcacaggtttgattcccagccaaTCCTAAGAATTTCATCTGTAACTTATCGTTTCTTTCACATCTGGCAATTGTGTTCAAGTGAAAAATGCTGAGCCACACTATGGTTTGGAAGTCACTAAAGACCTCTCCCTATAACTGTAACTGAATAAGTTCGAAGTTCAGAGGAAGACATGGGCGTACTacctccaataggaccatgcctagCGAACACTTTGGTGTTCAAATCAACCTCCAGATTTATGACAGCTGTACTTAATGAGAGTTATCCTTGTTTATCAATCTAATGAAGATTCAACTGAATTTTTttaacacattctctctctctctctctctctctctctctctctctctctgtgtgtgtgtgtgtgtgtgtgtgtgtgtgtgtgtgtgtgtgtgtgtgtgattttaaaaatgcatttttaCTGGCTGTTTACCTTGATGCCTGTATTGGAACAGCCTTCGGAGGTGTAGACATCTCCTTCTTTCCCACTCGTTGGCTTCCAGGAGACAatcctctccttttccctctccatcgCGTTCCAGTTGCTTTTTTCCGCTCAGGCACAGATGAGGCCTCTGGCTTTAATCCAGAAGAACTAGCAACCTCAGAGGAATTTTGCCTCCTGAGATAATCCCAATTTCCTGCATAGTCCAATTCTGAGCTGAGTAAGAGAACCCTTGTCTGATTTTGAATACGAACTTCATTTCCACTACAAAGGGAACACTGACCGTCTCCTGTAGCTACACCGACCCACTTTTCCCTTCCATCCTGGTCTTCATTTCTAGAAAGATCTTCTGTTGATGCACTAGCACCTTGCAAATCACTTACAGTTCTCAAAACACACCTATCATGTCTATGAAAAGTGCTGCTCTCTGATAAATGTTCACTTGTGGGATGAGCATTAGGAACATTATCAACATAGTTATAGGAAGGAGATAAACAAGTAGTTGCTGCACGCACAGTACTCTGGTAATCCAGATTATTTAAAATATCACTTTCtgtcacattatttattttatgctCCTTAGCAGGAATATTCAAAATTTTGATTCGCAGCTCACCTGCATCCTTAATATTAACTACCGAGTCAACATTTGTGTCAATTGCACTTGGTGTCACACCCTGTGGGGAATGCAAAACTGTCCGGGAGCTAAGGGTACACGTACACGGGATGGTTTCCAAATGCCACTGCTGCTGTTCACTGCTCTCTTGCTCAGGCTGGACCCTGTGCTCTGCTGCTGCAGGAGTGTCTGGAGACCTGTCGGAAAGACTTCCTGTATCACTGCAGCTTACTACTGTACCAACTCCTGAGTCTATTGGTGACTGTGTGCTTGCTTCTTCTTCACCATGTATTCTGCTCACTGTCACACTAGCTGGTGAGAGGACCTCCTGAGAACCACTTGCAGAAGATCCCTGGTGATCATCCATAGAACTAGTTCTTTGCAGTGCCCACCTGTGTCTATCTGAAGTACTATTTGAGAGCCCAACTCTTCCTTCAGCAGTACTGGCACAAGCACTGATGTGTCCAAGATGTTTGGCAGTATTCTTAATACTTTCCTCGGTTTCCGCTGAACGGTGCCTCGAATGAAATATTAAGTTGTCATCATCTTGAACTGTAAAGTCTGATGCTATAAGAGTTGAAGAGGGAAACGGAAGTGTACTGACAACTGTCAATTGTTCTAATGCCCCACAAACAGTGGATGTGTCAGACTCATCTGAAGGAGCACCATTCACTGGTTGGAAATGTTTTTTGGGTTGTCTGGAAGAATCTGACACTGAATTTAGATGCTCCGCCATATTTGCAATGCTGGCAGACATCCTTCCGCTGGTTTCACCCTGAGTTACTGCACCATTTTCACCATAGCATACTTCAGTCACTACTGTTTCTCCCTCTGAGGATTCGGTAACCCATTCAGTGTCATCTTCACTTTCATCTTGGTTTTCCCAGTTACCGACAACACAATTTTCAGATGCTGCCAGCCTTTCATTTAGTCCAGATGCTGTAGAACTGTAGAAATCTGATACAAACTGTTTGCAACTAGGATAATCAATATAAAAACGCTTGACAAAGTCATCTAGATCAGGAACTGTTGGGTATTTTGCAGGAAGATCAGAAAGATTGTTTGATTCTAATTCTTCTGGTGTAATCTGGGACTCCAGGCTCTGACCACCATTAGCAGTACAGAAATCACTGGGCTCTTCAGCAGAGCAGAGCAACTTCTCCAAAGTGTAGAGTTCCTTTTTGTTAAGTGTCCATAGCAGCTCTCTTATCTTGTAGAGCAAGGTctagaaaaatacaaaacaaaaaataaagcacacagctgtaattttttaaaaataataatctaAGAACTAAGTATATACTTACTCTAAATGGTCTGAACATTTCAGACATATCTGCTGGAGTTTTATCCAAGCAGAGAGGACCATCAGGGAAAATAAGAAGACCACTAACAATTGCTAGCCTCGGAATTGTAAACATGAGTGCTGGGTCATAGTCATCCACCATTTCCTGAGTTAAAAGTTTCATGTTTAGGGCCCTGGAACATGATGTTTGCCTTTTTAGTTCACTGTACATGCAAAATCCATTTCCAGATCTTGTTTAATACTAACTAGAGCACTCATAAGAACAGTTGTTACAATAATGCGAAGTCAAGTATAGAAAATAAACAATAGtcacatttcatttctttgtgtATTCCTCAATAACCTGtctgacaaaaatagtgaagcacTTAGAAAAAGCAGTCCAATACAGGACACAACAGTTAGGGTGGTCACCAGAAAGCATTAGTGTTATTCCCTCCCGAGGCCTgactaaataaataatcagtgagtaGTGAGTCATGTGGTTAGTTAACAGTGTGGAGGACAACAGAGAATGCCACGTGTCATGTGAGGAAATGTTTCTAGCATTTGAGTGTGTTTGAAAAGGGATCAATGTGGGACCACCTTGGCTGGGTGGTCAAATTGTGCAGCATCCATTGATCTAGGGTATACATATCTGACAGCAGCCTTATGACAGTGAATGGGAACCTGAGGTAAATCACACGTGCCATCAAAGTTGTGGTCAACCATACTGTGTGCCAAGCACATTGTACCCCTTCACATCAGCACACCTGCAATCGGAGTACCAGTTACGGGAACTCAAACACCCCATGATGGCCCACTCCACTGACCAGAGACAGGAAGAAAGTGGACTACTAAATTACCAAACTTGCATAAGAAGCTCGTAACTCCATAGCACAGAAGTCTGCATTTGGAGTGACACCAGGGAACACTGATTGCTGATGAGTGGGTTCACAGCAGTTTCAGTTATAAACCTGTTTTGTACTACCTCAAAACACCACTGCCTTGAGAACGGTAGCACCAGGAGGAGAGCACACACACTGACAATGTTTGAGAGGGACAGGGAACTCTGGTGATAAAGAGGTATGTGATGTAATCCTGCATTCTCATGTCTTAAATCTCATCATACAGCATCCTGGTATCATCTTTCAACAGAAAAACAGCCATTCACATATACATGCATCATGAAATAATCTGAGAGAAAGTTACAATAGCTGTGGGCCAAAACCCCTAATTGACGACACATCTGCGTGACACCCTTTCCAACAAAATCCAGGCCTAATGTGGTGCAACAACCCACTAACATGATTGTATTGCAGTTTCATTGTTCATCTGAAATATAATCACATAGCCTCTCATCTCAAGAAGTTAGTTTGACTTCTTCCTCTCCTTTACATGCTTAACTTTTTTTGTCAGATGATGTATTTAAAGAAATGCAATCAAATCAACACCACTGAAAAATGCAGTTGTAGGTAACAGATGTACAGTTCacaaagaaaaactgtaaaccattAGGACAAAGTGCATTACTGGGAAAATGTACAACTTATACAGCATTGTCTTACTGTCactgtatgaatatatacaatgtgTTTGTGATAGTCCATAAAGCAGTCACAGCATCTCACTTTTTGTCGAGTTAAGAAATCAGTGTGTCAgttacataaaaatctaaacagtttatttacaaggAGATGTACAGCtcaacaagacagaagacaatgTGTACTTCAAGCTTTCCTCGATGAAAATATCAAGGAAAAGAATCACCTTTCCCTACCCCAAACAAAGAGATGGTATTATAACAAGTGACAATTTCAAAACCAAATTAAATGAACAACTATTCACTACCGTTGCAGTGTCTCGGAGAAGAGTACAACAACAAGCTGCTGCAGCTCATATTCACGTGGGGTCTTGACAGGAACCAGAGCACTCACATAGCACAACTCAAACTCGGCAAACAGCCTGTCAAATATCTTGAGAGCCTCTTGAAGTCTCTCCCCAAAGGCCTCACCACCACTTCCACTCGTTCCTCCACGCAAGCACTGTTCACGCAGAAGATTTCTTACATTTTCTAAGGCCTTTGTTAGTGCCTTAGCAAGTGGTCTCATAGCTGCACTTTCACTCTCCCGATTCATAATACTAGAACCAGCAGCAAGACACTGTAAACAAGACAACAAaccaattttcattaaaatgtatttattggaataaaaattacaattattacattACAACTCAAGCCTGCCACAAATCTCTGTGAAAATAAACACTTCTTCAGCAAATAAAATATCTAAATAACCAACAAGTAATCAGAAATGAATAAGAGAGAAAACATTCACTTACCAGTCAGCAGCACAAGGACAGACACATACAAAAGTTAGAAGACTTATTAACTTTTGGATTTTAGGAGCATATCATTGGGCAGAATATCAGGAGAGGGATGAAGGGAATGACACTTTATAACACCTGTATATTAAAGTCCCTTTGTCTGGAAGTCAAAAAAAACACAACAGGTCAAGATAACCTACAAAAACAATAATACACACAATACTTAAACATTAAAAGTCCGAAATGACAGAGAAAGTAGTACTCACTTTTAAGTGTAAAAGGTGCAGACACTTGGAAAAGAAGTGCAGATGAGGCAAAGCTGatacaaaaggaaagaagaaaacgaTACTGGAGTGAAGGAACAAAAAGACAGGTACAATATAATACACTATAAATGAAGATAGGAACTAAATTAGGAAGTTGGAAAAGTGGTAACATGACCCACCAAataagaattgggggggggggggggggggggaggtatataTATCATGAAGAACTAGGAAATATGGAACTTTAGTTTGGCCAGGTGAGTACCTAGAGCCAAGTGCACACAGCAAATGAAATTCTGACCTAAGAAGTTCAGAAGTGTTTGAGGCAGGATGAAGTAACGCTAATCGGAAGCTGGCACCAAGGTACTGCTACGGTGTTGGTGAGTGTGCTCTAGTGCACAATACTGTTCACTACAATTATACACACAATACCATGTTCTGTAACGAAACAGAGAGATTTAATTTACTATTGCTATTTGGTttgctataccacagcagccaaTTTTTTTGAGTACTATCTATATTTATGAGAAATTCTTCAGAGGGCACATTTCACATATACAAGTGCTTCCAAACTGTGAGGACATCAAAGGCAGCACTTCTCATCTTTGTCAGTGAGCAATACCATGCTTTTAGACACATTGCTGGAAGAGCCACACAGACAGGCAGTGCCTGTAATACAGGAAGTGGACTTTTAGAAACACTAGAAGATGGGTATTAGATAAGAGTTAGTCGTGTCTAAGATGTCATTagaatgaaatgtttcaaactACATGAAAGACTGTAACACATGGTGTCAACATTATAACTATTAAAATAAATCACTTCTGGCAGTAATTTGGTTTGtaggtacttaaaaatgttacaCCTCACTGAAAAATAAGTCTCTTTATTAGTCTGTAGAACAACAAGGTAAGTAACTACTATCACATATATCACTGTTGCCCCACTAGTTATTTCACATAACATGTCCTACAACTGTACACAGACTCTGATGCTCACACTGCAGCAGGTAGTAGTCTATTTGCTGCAAGAGAGTGCAGTCTTTCCTACATAGGTCATTCGCAATGTTGCCAACAGGTAGATATGGAGAGACCCATGAACTGAGGTTAGCACAGTTTCATCATGGTTGTGAAATGATTCACTGAAAGATTTTGGTTGTCTCTATATACCTTCAAAGATGaagtatgtgcgtcacatgaaggCAAATTATTTTCCTACATGTTATTTGTAGTGATGATGTTTGTCTGATCTTGATATGGAGTATGAAAACACAAAAGCAGTTCAACACCACCACCCTTTGTCAATAACCAATAATTCATGCAACTCTTGACATTTCTTATAGCAAAAAGGGTGATTAATTATAAGAACACAGACAGGTGCCACATATAGATAGCAACTCAGGAAACTGACTTCCTTTTTCTCTTCTTTTACGCCATCATCTTGGTCTTTTCTTATCTCTCTCACTCACCTATGATCCATTCAAATGGCTTCACACACTACCCACagccatttcatttttattacagcCATAAGTATGTCTCACATTCTAGTTTGTTTCCTGATCCATTTGTCAGTTTGCTTTATGTACCATGACTCATTGGTACAATTACTCTTAACGATGTCAAGTaagttattttacattcatattacacATCCATATGTAAATGCGGCTACATGCTGGCCACTTACAAGACTTTTTTTTATACCGGTATAAATGAGAGATtctttatacatatttttttttcttcttgtgttgCAATTATTTGCTTCACTATTCCTTCTGAATTGTAGTGGGTTATTTCTAACTAACTTTATGAAGGAATACACATATTGTGAAGCAACagtcaaaatgcctaactccttaaataAAACAATACAAACTCCAAGTAGAAATACAAACACTGTAGGAAGAGAGatactgctacttaccataaaaataacacaccaagttgcagacaggcaatatTAAACAACACTTACATGTAAGCTATCTGCCACAGCGTTCATCGagaaaagagacacacacacacactattcactcacacaagtaagcacacctcacaaACACATGACCGCCAGCTCAGGCATGGGCTTATGCTCGGGCATCCTGGCCCAAGCTGCCGGAGTAGGAGATCCTGTTTGcaagagatgtgcttgcttgtgtgaatgaatggtgtgcatttctctttttccaacaaaggcTGTGTCTGAAAGCTTATGGTGGCTCTCTTttaattctgcctgtctgcaacttagtgtgttatctttatggtaagtagcaatctatcttttcctacattgtttatcTCCTTAAATAGACaattttctttctatatattccagTAATAGCCAACATACATTTCTCCACAAGCATTTCACTGGGCTATCTTCAGTTTGAAAATGGAAGACACACTCACTGCCACCGTTCATTTTCAAAGACCTCAGAAATTTGGCTTTTTCATCAATTTAAATTCACCAAAGGTACATCAGGTTACTTAGCTTTATTCTTTTGGTGTCCACCTAGTCATTGTCTGTAATTCtccaaaatacaaaaattcttACATTCATAGGGAGAttaaaacatgtcctactaacacATTCATTCTTCATTTCCTCAGTTTACAGATCTAGAGCTGTTGGGAATATAAAATATATTTGCACATCTCCTCTTATAAAGTCCCCATTGTCCTGATGAATTCTATTAGAAGCTGTAGCACCGAGGTTtacacaaggtctgttcaaaaaattgcggaGCTTGGTccataaaatttttctacgcttaccttttacttattgtgcattgtctgctttgaaatactctcctccacaattgatacaatgCTCCTaatgctgtttccacttccagaagcagtcttggtatgcccctTGCTGAATCGTGTGAAGAGCCagttgtgaattttcttttatctcgtctattacTGCAACTTATTGTCCTTTCAGTAGggctttcaactttggaaataaaagaatgtctgcaggggccaggtctggagagtatggaggatgaggaagcacagtgatttcgtttttcatGCAATTGTCATGCAGTAACAGGGATGACGTGTGGGTGCAATATCGTGATGCAAAAGCCGTGAATTGCGTCACCATATTTTAGGCtgttttcttctcacattttcttccAGGCATCCCAATAGTCCCACTAATTAACTTTtcatccctgtggcatgaattcatcatgaagtaatccttcaaagtcaaactatcagcatggctttgacatttgacctgacctgacgagctttttttagcCTCTATAACTCTTCCCGactcattgtgaagattgaaccttggtctcaccaTCATAACTGTAGAACAATATCTCATcactagttatgattctcttaaggaacatgttATTCTCATTTGTGCTCTTCGCAGATTGTGAGGTGAAGATTTTTCTGTTCTTAACTCACGGACCATGGAATGAATCTGGTGGCAACACAATTCATTTCAAGATGCTgtttcaggatttcatgacatgatccaactgaaatgttacattcttgtgCAAACTCTCAgatagtcagtcttcgattggcgcacacaatttcattgacgttcTTGTCATCAGTATCAtcggtagatgtcgaagggcatcctgaacaagCGTCATCTCtgattcacacagtttaaaaacagCCAGACAGAAGTTACTCATAATACTGAGGACACTCATCCCTGTAAGCTCCCTGCTTCATTTGGTgtttctctgtaaaggttttcttgagtttcacacaaaatttaatgcagatgcattgctcctctaactctgctatCTCTAAAATCGCAAACTCTGTGACACTATGTTATACTCAATGcagtactgaacaataactaacagacatacaacaatgaaactttcagcagttacacattaaacacaagcatgtgcagggatgctaaccacagttcactccaacacaccattggcacaaaattaaaaatgttctggattttttttgaacagatctcatacTCTTCAGGGTACTAATATATGTCAAAACAATGCCTTGTTTTTCAGGGACTGTCAGTAATGATACCATTGAAATCAAGTTgagagctttctcaaagtctatgaATTCCACACAAAGTGTCAATTTTCACTAATTTTTCATTTCTATACTTTAGTTCATAACTTGTAAGAGGTGCATTGTGTTAAACCCATTTCTACAATTTGCTTGTTCTTTTGCATGATTGAAATACTAACCAAAAACATGCAAACACAAATTTGTACAAAACTACATTACAACAAAGGCAAATGTTACCCATCGCTACATTTTACGACTGTCAAACTATTTAAAGAACAATATAAAAACAGTAAATGAAtcacaacaatattaggaaaagggtaGACTGCTACTCACATATAGAGGAGACACCGagtcgcagacagacacaacaacaaCGCTGCTATACAATTAAGCTACTGATCGAAagaccttcttctgaagtagaaaaaaccAACATATTCACTTAAGACAACTCAAACACACAGCCTTTGGCCACC
This genomic interval from Schistocerca cancellata isolate TAMUIC-IGC-003103 chromosome 3, iqSchCanc2.1, whole genome shotgun sequence contains the following:
- the LOC126175406 gene encoding lateral signaling target protein 2 isoform X2, with the translated sequence MESIRKWFYKPKKDDPSLLAQFFYADEALNVVAAELDSFDGRKDQERCLALVNHLRQCQHKVLTICNRIMDDVIPCDRANRDFRVKFPDDVMQENLAGQLWFGAECLAAGSSIMNRESESAAMRPLAKALTKALENVRNLLREQCLRGGTSGSGGEAFGERLQEALKIFDRLFAEFELCYVSALVPVKTPREYELQQLVVVLFSETLQRALNMKLLTQEMVDDYDPALMFTIPRLAIVSGLLIFPDGPLCLDKTPADMSEMFRPFRTLLYKIRELLWTLNKKELYTLEKLLCSAEEPSDFCTANGGQSLESQITPEELESNNLSDLPAKYPTVPDLDDFVKRFYIDYPSCKQFVSDFYSSTASGLNERLAASENCVVGNWENQDESEDDTEWVTESSEGETVVTEVCYGENGAVTQGETSGRMSASIANMAEHLNSVSDSSRQPKKHFQPVNGAPSDESDTSTVCGALEQLTVVSTLPFPSSTLIASDFTVQDDDNLIFHSRHRSAETEESIKNTAKHLGHISACASTAEGRVGLSNSTSDRHRWALQRTSSMDDHQGSSASGSQEVLSPASVTVSRIHGEEEASTQSPIDSGVGTVVSCSDTGSLSDRSPDTPAAAEHRVQPEQESSEQQQWHLETIPCTCTLSSRTVLHSPQGVTPSAIDTNVDSVVNIKDAGELRIKILNIPAKEHKINNVTESDILNNLDYQSTVRAATTCLSPSYNYVDNVPNAHPTSEHLSESSTFHRHDRCVLRTVSDLQGASASTEDLSRNEDQDGREKWVGVATGDGQCSLCSGNEVRIQNQTRVLLLSSELDYAGNWDYLRRQNSSEVASSSGLKPEASSVPERKKATGTRWRGKRRGLSPGSQRVGKKEMSTPPKAVPIQASRNLEVPVAGSYSSTCSSCPSSVTVSSDSCSMSSDTSSFNSECQDDEEIALAMQAAEIANRNEARAKFRSSEDLVHRLFVCIAGVADQLQTNFAGDLRNILKCVFLMSASQTTDSSESSDQDLQEQECPSPDENGVEHAEEAWESAVEAPPPWVPDIMAPRCMACAAAFTVVRRRHHCRNCGKVFCARCSSNSVPLPRYGHVKPVRVCNRCFVYQVCQ
- the LOC126175406 gene encoding lateral signaling target protein 2 isoform X1; translated protein: MESIRKWFYKPKKDDPSLLAQFFYADEALNVVAAELDSFDGRKDQERCLALVNHLRQCQHKVLTICNRIMDDVIPCDRANRDFRVKFPDDVMQENLAGQLWFGAECLAAGSSIMNRESESAAMRPLAKALTKALENVRNLLREQCLRGGTSGSGGEAFGERLQEALKIFDRLFAEFELCYVSALVPVKTPREYELQQLVVVLFSETLQRALNMKLLTQEMVDDYDPALMFTIPRLAIVSGLLIFPDGPLCLDKTPADMSEMFRPFRTLLYKIRELLWTLNKKELYTLEKLLCSAEEPSDFCTANGGQSLESQITPEELESNNLSDLPAKYPTVPDLDDFVKRFYIDYPSCKQFVSDFYSSTASGLNERLAASENCVVGNWENQDESEDDTEWVTESSEGETVVTEVCYGENGAVTQGETSGRMSASIANMAEHLNSVSDSSRQPKKHFQPVNGAPSDESDTSTVCGALEQLTVVSTLPFPSSTLIASDFTVQDDDNLIFHSRHRSAETEESIKNTAKHLGHISACASTAEGRVGLSNSTSDRHRWALQRTSSMDDHQGSSASGSQEVLSPASVTVSRIHGEEEASTQSPIDSGVGTVVSCSDTGSLSDRSPDTPAAAEHRVQPEQESSEQQQWHLETIPCTCTLSSRTVLHSPQGVTPSAIDTNVDSVVNIKDAGELRIKILNIPAKEHKINNVTESDILNNLDYQSTVRAATTCLSPSYNYVDNVPNAHPTSEHLSESSTFHRHDRCVLRTVSDLQGASASTEDLSRNEDQDGREKWVGVATGDGQCSLCSGNEVRIQNQTRVLLLSSELDYAGNWDYLRRQNSSEVASSSGLKPEASSVPERKKATGTRWRGKRRGLSPGSQRVGKKEMSTPPKAVPIQASRNLEVPVAGSYSSTCSSCPSSVTVSSDSCSMSSDTSSFNSECQDDEEIALAMQAAEIANRNEARAKFRSSEDLVHRLFVCIAGVADQLQTNFAGDLRNILKCVFLMSASQTTDSSESSDQDLQEQECPSPDENGVEHAEEAWESAVEAPPPWVPDIMAPRCMACAAAFTVVRRRHHCRNCGKVFCARCSSNSVPLPRYGHVKPVRVCNRCFVYQVTPFTLEESTPTRS